TTTTCCCAGTCATCGTTACCACATGAGTAAATCGCTGCCTAGTCACCTCATATCAGTCTGTTGTGTCTATCTGTTCCACATGAGACTCaacagtttttttttgtttttctatattGATTATGATATGAGCATATATTCTTAGCTAGCCTTTAGAGTAAGGCTGAGAGCAAATTAAATGGCTCCTTGTTTAAATTGATAAGAACAGATGCTATACATGACAATTAGATGAGTAGATATTGAGTTAGTGAAACTATGTGATGACATGTAATAATTGAGATTTGGGCATTATATTTCAGAAGGCAACTAAGTAGGTTCTGTTATTTTACTCTGTAGCCTAACAGTCCTGAAGAATCAATTGCTAATGCGTACTCTCCAACAAATGATGTGCAGGTAATACATTTCCTATTTTGTTTCTAATTTCCCTAGCTACAAGCATAGTATGTAAATTGTTGCTGATGTCCTAAAAACTTTGGTTCCTCATATTTTGTAGCGTGATGGAAGCATATGACTTGATGTGGATGGTAGCTACAAGTAAATGGAAGCATGCGACTTGATGTGGAGGGGAAGGCGAGCTACAAGTTTAGCGTGAACAAGATAGATTTTAGATGTCAGAGACAAAATTATATATATTTGTATGATATGGTCACTTTTCCTATACTTCTTGATGAACATGTTGTCTTGTTGAATGCACTTTAATCTATTACTTAATTAGTATCTTGGTTTGTAAAGATAAAATAGATTTTATTAATGCAATTTATGACTCACTTTCTTATTATCAAATCATAGAAATTAGTATAAAAATTATTTATCTACTCTATcctataatacaccagttagaataaatctacagccacaTAGTAAATGTCTGCTCCATAGTCATGACATATGCTACATTCACGTCTATAAATGCATCCAGAAAATATAACATCATTAAAATAGATACACTAAATTATCTCTTAGCCATTCTCCCTGTTAGCCATTCTCTCAAAATCCGACGGCTGTGTGTCACCCTCCGTCGCCCGCCGGCTGACCTCCCACGCGGGATTTCAGCACCGGCGTTAGGGGAAAAAAACAGCATTTCAGCACCGGTGTTTCGAAAGTTCCACACCCCCGCCCGGCCGGCCAGCGGCCATGTCCCTCCCCGGCGGCAACGGCGAGCCCCCTCCCCCTCCACCGCCGTTCCCCTCACTCATCAAGCTCGGCCGCGCGGTCACCGCGAGACACGTCGACCGCCTCCTGACAGtgctcctccgccgccgcagGCGCCGCCGCAGGCACCGCCTCCTCGCCGCGCTCGCCTCCCAGGCGCTTGCCAACGCCATCGCCCCTACTCCGCGCACGCACCTCCTTGCCGCCTCCGTCCTGCTCGACTCCGCGCGGCCGCGTGACGCCGCACAGCGCCTCGCGCTTGCCTCCCGCACCGCCAGTCGCCGTCTCTGGGATGCACTGCTCCGCCGGGCCTGCGCCGGGGGCGGCGACCCGCGCCACGCACTGGAGCTACTCTCCGATGCCATCGAAGACCACGGCATGGTGCTGTCGCCTTCCACGTACCGCGAGATGGTGGTGTTGCTGTGTGCCCACGGGGAGGTGGATTGCGCGCTTAGGGTGTTCGACTTAATGACCAGGAGGGGGTGTCAGGTAGAGGATCGCGTTTGCAGCTCGATCGTTTCTGGGTTATCTAGAACTGGGAAGGCCGGAGCAGGGCTGGATTTCTATGAGAAGGTGAAGAGTCAGTTCAGTGGATTTGATCCGGGCCTTGTGACATTGACatcagttgtccatgctcttggGTTGGAGGGGAGAACTGGTGAGATGGCGGAGCTTATGCGGAAGATGGAGTGTAAAGGCATGAATGTTGATGCTGTGTTTTACGGCAGCATGGTTCATAGATACATGAGTCGTGGGTTCTTGATGGAAGGTCTTCGGGAGCATCGATCCATGCTAGAGAAGGGAATCGAAGCTGATGTGACTAACTATACTACTGTTATTGATGGACTCTGCAGAGAAGGTAGTGTGGAGAAAGTAATGGGGTTCTTGGATGAGATGGAGCGAGTGGATGCTAAGCCAAATTTGATTACTTATACATCACTGGTTGGTGGCTTCTGTAAGAGAGACAGGTTGGAAGATGCTTTCTCTATCGTGAGGAAACTGGAACAAACAGGCGTGGTGGTGTTTGAGTATGTATATTCGATTTTGATTGACAGTTTGTGCAAAATGGAAGATTTAGACAGGGCTTTCTCGTTGCTCACGGAGATGCAGAATAAGGGAATAAAGG
The Miscanthus floridulus cultivar M001 unplaced genomic scaffold, ASM1932011v1 os_2047_1_2, whole genome shotgun sequence genome window above contains:
- the LOC136534565 gene encoding pentatricopeptide repeat-containing protein At5g57250, mitochondrial-like, encoding MSLPGGNGEPPPPPPPFPSLIKLGRAVTARHVDRLLTVLLRRRRRRRRHRLLAALASQALANAIAPTPRTHLLAASVLLDSARPRDAAQRLALASRTASRRLWDALLRRACAGGGDPRHALELLSDAIEDHGMVLSPSTYREMVVLLCAHGEVDCALRVFDLMTRRGCQVEDRVCSSIVSGLSRTGKAGAGLDFYEKVKSQFSGFDPGLVTLTSVVHALGLEGRTGEMAELMRKMECKGMNVDAVFYGSMVHRYMSRGFLMEGLREHRSMLEKGIEADVTNYTTVIDGLCREGSVEKVMGFLDEMERVDAKPNLITYTSLVGGFCKRDRLEDAFSIVRKLEQTGVVVFEYVYSILIDSLCKMEDLDRAFSLLTEMQNKGIKASIITYNAIINGLCKAGHTEKALEISEGVAADNFTYSTLLHGYIKRGDITGVMAIKDRLEGSGISMDVVTCNVLIKASFMINKVNDAWSLFHKMPEMGLRPNTITYHTIIDKLCKAEEVDKALELFDEYRKDSGFSTAVVHECLTKALCNGGKVDMVDQIFYDLVQKKNKAQFL